In Paenibacillus segetis, a single genomic region encodes these proteins:
- the ssuE gene encoding NADPH-dependent FMN reductase, with the protein MPKATIINGSPTPGSRLTAVISLTSELLIKEGYEVDHVNVGELPPGDLIHTKFESEAIVKANALVAGADVVIVASPVYKASYTGVLKTFLDLIPEKGLAGKVILPLFIGGSLAHLLSIDYSLKPVLSALGARYILGGVYTVDSQVARTEEGGFDISEELVGRLEDNVKELADETKRRLHYASLAE; encoded by the coding sequence ATGCCAAAAGCTACGATAATCAATGGCAGTCCAACGCCGGGGTCTCGGTTGACGGCTGTTATATCTTTAACTAGTGAGTTACTCATCAAAGAAGGCTACGAAGTGGACCACGTTAACGTGGGAGAACTTCCGCCCGGAGATTTGATACATACCAAATTCGAAAGTGAGGCCATTGTCAAAGCGAATGCGTTGGTGGCCGGGGCTGATGTAGTTATTGTGGCTAGTCCGGTATATAAAGCTTCATACACGGGTGTCTTGAAGACATTTTTGGACCTCATTCCGGAAAAGGGTCTGGCTGGCAAGGTTATTTTGCCGCTCTTCATTGGGGGTAGCCTTGCACACCTACTTTCGATCGATTATTCTCTCAAGCCAGTACTATCTGCACTAGGTGCAAGGTATATTTTGGGGGGAGTCTATACTGTAGATTCCCAGGTAGCCCGGACAGAAGAGGGTGGCTTCGACATTTCAGAGGAACTAGTAGGAAGACTAGAGGACAATGTGAAGGAACTGGCCGATGAAACCAAGCGTCGCCTTCATTATGCTTCGTTGGCTGAATAA
- a CDS encoding AAA family ATPase yields MQKLVFFVGVAGTGKTTVARGLATRMQAAFLDRDTVGGRFVEKMLEMNGLDVNDRDSDFYKKHLRDLEYDTTKDICIENLAAGQNVFMISPFTAELKNKAWIEEVISAAGLTKQEVDVKVIAVTLSDMETQRQRIVDRQTERDTYKLEHWDDFKQRVQFVPDINWDIPSSSILVFDNSGDLTEEKLESVYQFVNGSDSSK; encoded by the coding sequence ATGCAGAAATTAGTGTTTTTTGTAGGGGTTGCTGGGACAGGTAAAACAACGGTTGCCCGGGGATTGGCTACACGTATGCAAGCGGCCTTTTTGGACAGGGATACCGTTGGGGGTAGATTTGTTGAGAAGATGTTGGAAATGAACGGGCTAGATGTAAATGACCGCGATTCCGACTTTTATAAGAAGCACCTTCGCGATTTAGAGTATGATACGACCAAAGACATTTGCATTGAGAACCTAGCCGCAGGTCAGAATGTATTTATGATTTCGCCTTTCACAGCTGAGTTGAAGAATAAGGCATGGATTGAAGAAGTCATTTCTGCAGCGGGACTTACCAAGCAGGAAGTGGATGTTAAGGTCATCGCTGTTACTCTGTCCGACATGGAAACGCAGCGTCAACGTATTGTGGACAGACAAACTGAACGTGACACGTACAAGCTTGAGCATTGGGATGACTTTAAGCAACGAGTTCAATTTGTACCGGACATTAACTGGGATATTCCTTCGTCCTCGATTCTTGTATTCGATAATAGCGGCGATTTGACGGAAGAGAAGCTCGAAAGCGTGTATCAGTTTGTGAATGGCTCGGACAGCAGTAAGTAA
- a CDS encoding response regulator transcription factor codes for MDTHIRNQILLVEDDDNIRRFITIHLTSNGFVVNEAALGAEALLSFELSRPDIVVLDIMLPDTDGFEICRKLREKDPAIIIVFLTARGQDLDKIKGLEIGADDYIVKPFNPLELVARIKAILRRTNIAIQPPRIVLQSGPIRMDLNSNQLFKHDVCIEFTPKEFLMMRTFLEHPNTALSRNELLNLVWGEDYIGDPKTVDVHVRKLREKIEDDSSNPYWIETVWGLGYRWRKDG; via the coding sequence TTGGATACTCATATTCGTAATCAAATTCTTCTTGTTGAAGACGACGATAATATAAGACGGTTTATAACGATTCATTTAACAAGTAATGGATTTGTGGTGAATGAAGCTGCATTAGGAGCAGAAGCTTTATTGAGCTTTGAATTGAGCCGACCTGATATCGTTGTTCTGGACATTATGCTACCTGATACGGATGGATTTGAGATCTGTAGGAAGCTAAGAGAGAAGGACCCTGCGATTATCATCGTCTTTTTAACTGCACGGGGACAGGACCTAGATAAGATCAAAGGACTTGAAATCGGTGCTGACGATTATATTGTTAAGCCATTTAATCCTTTAGAACTTGTAGCAAGAATCAAAGCGATTTTACGTCGAACAAATATTGCCATACAACCGCCAAGGATAGTCCTGCAATCAGGTCCAATTCGGATGGATTTGAATTCAAATCAGCTATTTAAACATGATGTTTGTATTGAGTTCACACCGAAGGAATTCCTCATGATGAGAACTTTTCTAGAACATCCCAATACGGCATTATCTAGGAATGAATTGTTGAATCTCGTATGGGGCGAAGACTACATTGGAGATCCTAAAACGGTAGATGTCCATGTGCGAAAGCTAAGAGAGAAGATTGAAGATGACAGCTCAAATCCTTATTGGATTGAGACAGTATGGGGCTTGGGGTACCGCTGGAGGAAGGACGGATGA
- a CDS encoding sensor histidine kinase, whose translation MTAQILIGLRQYGAWGTAGGRTDEKMGIQKRLVGSYVIVITLTVLILEIFLIFSVRYYYLHNVERTLWNQAELSASFFQQYFTGEDLEKQSDRLLKGFAHNSDAQVQIILPTGRLLQDSTGLPDNNIMVGHTDVQEAIQGTPSTWKGKISSTQEDILAVSFPLQTNGNTVGVVRFVTSLTETLNTVHRITVILVGVGLLVIGIVTVLGFVLSWTITRSIRDLKRAADRMSEGDFSIKLRKRYQDELGSLADTLNMMAERILKSEHLKNDFISSVSHELRTPLTSIKGWVITLKSNGVEDKPLLLEGLEIIDSESDRLTHMVDELLDFSKMDNGRIVMHFAPVHLPELLDHICRQLAPRAERQGISLEIEMDNNIPVIQADENRMKQVFINIMDNSLKFTTPSGRILVHAHTSPGQIVITITDTGSGIAERDLEYVLQKFYKANQYASGSGLGLSISDQIIRLHHGELRITSEVGKGTTVSIYLPTK comes from the coding sequence ATGACAGCTCAAATCCTTATTGGATTGAGACAGTATGGGGCTTGGGGTACCGCTGGAGGAAGGACGGATGAAAAAATGGGTATCCAGAAAAGATTAGTCGGAAGTTATGTAATCGTCATTACCCTCACGGTGCTCATTCTTGAGATTTTTCTCATTTTTTCGGTGAGATATTATTATTTGCATAACGTAGAACGGACCCTATGGAATCAGGCAGAATTATCCGCTTCCTTTTTTCAGCAATATTTTACGGGTGAAGATTTAGAGAAACAATCAGATCGATTGTTGAAAGGATTTGCCCACAATTCCGACGCACAAGTTCAGATTATTCTTCCAACGGGACGACTTCTGCAAGACTCTACTGGACTGCCGGATAACAACATCATGGTTGGGCATACAGATGTACAAGAAGCTATCCAAGGGACACCTAGTACATGGAAAGGGAAGATTTCCTCAACTCAAGAAGATATATTAGCGGTCTCTTTTCCCTTACAGACAAATGGTAATACCGTGGGAGTAGTCAGGTTTGTTACTTCGCTAACTGAAACTTTAAATACGGTTCATCGAATTACGGTCATTCTTGTCGGTGTTGGATTACTTGTGATTGGGATTGTTACTGTGCTCGGATTCGTGTTGTCCTGGACGATTACGAGATCTATTAGGGACCTTAAGCGAGCGGCAGACCGAATGTCTGAGGGAGATTTCAGCATCAAACTCCGTAAGCGCTATCAGGATGAACTAGGCTCTCTCGCAGATACGTTAAATATGATGGCTGAAAGAATATTGAAAAGTGAACATCTTAAGAATGATTTCATTTCCTCGGTATCCCATGAACTGCGTACTCCATTAACGTCGATTAAGGGCTGGGTTATTACGTTGAAATCGAATGGAGTTGAAGACAAGCCTTTACTTCTTGAGGGACTTGAGATTATTGATTCGGAAAGTGACAGGTTAACGCATATGGTGGATGAACTTTTAGATTTTTCTAAGATGGATAACGGAAGAATTGTCATGCACTTCGCACCTGTTCATCTACCAGAATTACTAGATCATATTTGTAGACAACTGGCTCCAAGGGCAGAAAGGCAAGGGATTTCACTCGAAATTGAAATGGATAACAATATTCCAGTTATTCAAGCTGACGAGAATCGTATGAAGCAAGTATTTATTAATATTATGGATAACTCACTTAAATTTACTACCCCTTCCGGTCGAATCCTTGTTCACGCTCATACTTCTCCTGGACAAATTGTTATCACTATTACGGATACAGGTTCTGGAATCGCAGAGAGGGATTTAGAATATGTGCTGCAAAAGTTCTACAAAGCAAATCAATATGCTTCTGGCAGTGGTTTGGGTCTTTCCATATCCGATCAGATCATTAGACTGCATCATGGAGAATTACGTATAACCAGTGAGGTAGGTAAGGGAACGACGGTCTCTATCTATCTTCCGACAAAATAA
- the ftsW gene encoding putative lipid II flippase FtsW — protein sequence MEVSHDLSGKIRGRPDFLLLFLTILLVGNGLIMIFSASSHMALIEHDNPWYYVMKQGVFALIGLFVMFTFMGIPFTWWKKAAPKLLLFSLLALILVLIGGVNINGARRWLVLGGFNFQPAEFTKLSIIVYLSAIISKKGERIREFRRGLLPILVMIVIILLLVIKQPDFGTMLILFFIAVAILLIGGIDLRHLVILSLGFIPIIIYFAFSKSYRLQRLTSFLNPMDSPQGSGYQLIQSLYALGHGGLTGVGIGQSVQKLFYLPEAHTDFIFAVVGEELGFVGTALLILMFFLFIWRGFTAAIRSYDPFGIMLGIGIIMMIFIQFLLNVGAVTGILPITGVPLPFTSYGGSSLVLCLASTGILLSISRDNNRRRQEATRNSTK from the coding sequence ATGGAGGTGTCCCATGATTTGAGCGGTAAAATAAGAGGTCGCCCTGATTTTCTCCTGCTTTTTTTGACTATTTTACTTGTTGGTAATGGGTTGATTATGATTTTTAGTGCCAGCTCTCACATGGCCTTAATAGAACACGATAATCCGTGGTATTACGTCATGAAACAAGGCGTATTTGCACTCATCGGGTTATTTGTGATGTTCACTTTTATGGGTATCCCATTTACTTGGTGGAAGAAGGCTGCGCCGAAACTCCTGCTGTTCTCCTTACTGGCGCTCATTCTCGTATTAATTGGGGGAGTGAACATAAATGGAGCGAGACGCTGGTTAGTTCTAGGTGGATTTAATTTTCAGCCGGCTGAGTTTACCAAGTTATCCATTATCGTATATTTGTCCGCAATAATAAGCAAAAAGGGTGAACGTATTCGAGAGTTTCGGAGAGGACTATTGCCGATTTTGGTGATGATTGTCATCATTCTGCTGCTTGTCATAAAACAGCCTGATTTCGGTACGATGTTAATTTTGTTCTTTATTGCTGTAGCGATCTTATTGATCGGTGGTATTGATCTTCGTCATCTTGTCATTCTTAGCTTGGGATTTATCCCAATAATAATTTATTTTGCGTTCAGTAAGAGTTATCGTCTCCAACGTCTCACCTCATTTCTAAATCCAATGGATAGCCCTCAAGGCTCAGGATATCAACTGATTCAGTCTCTGTATGCATTAGGACATGGAGGTCTTACAGGAGTAGGAATTGGACAAAGTGTACAAAAATTATTTTATCTGCCGGAGGCACATACCGATTTTATCTTTGCTGTGGTTGGTGAGGAATTAGGATTTGTAGGTACAGCTTTGCTCATTCTCATGTTTTTCTTGTTTATCTGGCGTGGATTTACAGCGGCGATAAGAAGTTACGATCCATTCGGTATTATGTTAGGAATAGGCATCATTATGATGATATTTATTCAATTCCTGTTGAATGTTGGAGCTGTAACTGGCATCTTGCCAATTACGGGAGTACCGCTTCCTTTTACTAGTTATGGAGGTTCTTCGCTTGTGTTGTGTTTAGCAAGTACCGGTATTCTACTCAGTATTTCAAGGGATAACAATCGAAGACGACAAGAAGCTACCAGAAATTCAACAAAATAG
- a CDS encoding FtsW/RodA/SpoVE family cell cycle protein, producing MTIIRKIANLDKLVLFIVLCLIAIGTIAIYGATTETNLDGLHITNLYLFGAFCIPMLLLALFDYQILLGKLSYLFYGIGIGMLVLVKFTGENINGAVRWLSIGHFQLQPSEIAKICTVMLVAHVLSKREGAKLRIIQDLLPVCLIFIIPILLIMKQPDLGTALVFVGVLLSMLWMGNIRSLYMVLFISIMAVTIGTILWLYYANFELLSKVTEPHQLSRIQTFLDPTSDPDKSWHVKNAIIAIGSGGMTGSDGFFLRKGYIPYAYSDSIYVVIGEKYGFLGSAVLLLLFFLLVYRMVQIVMDSRDLGGSYLVIGLMGMFVFQIFVNIGMHIGLVPLTGISLPFISYGGSSLLSNMIAIGLVLSVSVHKDEIHYI from the coding sequence ATGACTATCATCCGTAAAATCGCAAATCTAGATAAACTCGTACTATTTATTGTGTTGTGTCTTATTGCAATAGGTACCATTGCTATTTATGGAGCCACAACGGAGACCAATTTAGATGGTCTCCACATAACAAATTTATATCTATTCGGTGCATTTTGCATTCCAATGCTTCTGCTCGCATTGTTTGATTATCAAATTCTGCTAGGTAAGCTTTCCTACCTTTTCTATGGAATCGGCATCGGAATGCTAGTGCTCGTTAAGTTTACTGGAGAGAATATTAACGGTGCAGTTCGTTGGTTAAGTATTGGGCATTTCCAACTTCAACCCTCTGAAATAGCTAAAATCTGTACAGTAATGTTGGTTGCTCATGTATTGAGTAAGCGAGAGGGAGCGAAACTCCGTATTATTCAAGATTTATTGCCGGTTTGCCTTATTTTTATAATTCCGATCCTCTTAATCATGAAACAGCCAGATTTAGGTACAGCTCTTGTCTTTGTAGGCGTTCTGCTTAGTATGCTATGGATGGGGAATATTCGTTCATTATACATGGTACTATTCATAAGTATTATGGCTGTTACGATTGGTACTATTCTATGGTTGTACTATGCCAACTTTGAATTATTGTCCAAAGTTACAGAGCCCCACCAATTATCCAGAATTCAGACCTTTCTTGATCCAACTAGCGACCCCGATAAATCATGGCATGTTAAGAATGCGATCATTGCGATTGGTTCTGGAGGAATGACCGGAAGTGACGGATTTTTCTTGCGTAAAGGATATATCCCCTATGCCTATTCCGACTCGATTTATGTGGTCATAGGCGAGAAATATGGTTTTCTGGGTTCTGCGGTGTTGTTACTCCTCTTTTTTCTGCTCGTGTATCGTATGGTCCAGATCGTTATGGACAGTAGAGACCTTGGCGGATCTTACCTGGTTATCGGGCTGATGGGGATGTTCGTCTTTCAGATTTTCGTTAATATAGGCATGCACATAGGATTGGTACCACTGACGGGCATTTCATTACCTTTTATAAGTTATGGAGGTAGTTCACTGCTCAGCAATATGATTGCAATTGGTTTGGTGTTGAGTGTGAGCGTCCATAAAGACGAGATTCATTATATATAA
- a CDS encoding LCP family protein has product MSVKPKRIAIRKVVLIMSLVIGSLIIGVGIYGGYIYYKADAAIQRIAAPSDLQQKDKLVDNSSEDEEKEPIQPMIMLLAGIDSRDGGAGLLNTDVLMLISFNPQTHSASMLSLPRDLLLKPKSLPSRKANFYYAYYSIKDKSTAISNTKQFFGDLLGLPIDYMVLVNFDALRQTVDTLGGLEIDVDMDMKYNDSVDGTHIDLKKGLQMLDGKQVLDFVRYRKSNQGTGESSDFARNDRQQQVIKQITEKLGAFQKISQWGKVIDIIGENVKSDIPESELHQWIYNFPKIKPDQIHSLQIESQWKSPYVYVKKQDLQMALAALRDEAGVTSDLPINLEGVGGM; this is encoded by the coding sequence ATGTCAGTCAAACCCAAGAGAATAGCAATTCGTAAAGTTGTACTGATCATGTCCCTTGTCATAGGCTCTCTGATCATCGGAGTAGGAATCTATGGCGGGTACATATATTATAAGGCGGATGCTGCGATTCAGCGGATAGCAGCTCCATCAGACCTTCAACAGAAAGATAAATTAGTTGATAATTCGTCTGAAGATGAAGAAAAGGAACCGATCCAACCGATGATCATGCTTCTAGCAGGAATCGATAGTCGGGACGGTGGTGCGGGCTTACTTAATACAGATGTTCTTATGCTTATAAGTTTTAATCCGCAAACGCATTCTGCTAGTATGTTATCTCTGCCGCGTGATTTGCTGCTCAAACCTAAATCATTACCTTCCCGTAAGGCAAACTTTTATTATGCCTATTACTCGATAAAGGACAAGTCAACAGCCATTTCTAACACAAAGCAGTTTTTTGGCGATTTGCTGGGGCTTCCGATTGATTATATGGTACTGGTGAACTTTGACGCCTTACGCCAAACGGTAGACACGCTTGGTGGTCTTGAAATCGATGTTGATATGGATATGAAATATAACGATTCTGTAGACGGAACTCATATCGATTTGAAAAAGGGATTGCAGATGCTCGATGGTAAACAAGTGCTTGATTTCGTACGGTATCGCAAATCAAATCAAGGAACCGGGGAATCCTCAGATTTTGCGCGTAACGATCGCCAGCAGCAAGTAATCAAGCAAATTACAGAAAAGTTGGGAGCATTCCAAAAGATATCCCAATGGGGGAAAGTAATTGATATCATTGGTGAGAATGTGAAGTCAGATATTCCTGAATCCGAGCTTCATCAATGGATTTATAATTTTCCCAAAATCAAACCGGATCAAATTCATTCCCTACAAATAGAGTCCCAATGGAAGAGTCCCTACGTGTACGTAAAGAAACAGGACCTGCAAATGGCTTTAGCTGCTCTACGAGATGAAGCAGGTGTCACTTCAGATCTGCCGATCAATTTGGAAGGTGTTGGCGGGATGTAG
- a CDS encoding S66 peptidase family protein, translated as MIKPKRLKPGSKIAIISPSNGLPYWFPDIYELGIKNLRDILGLEVIEMPTARMSPDELYKNPQIRADDINRCFADESIDGIITSIGGYESVRILPFLHTTTILANPKLIMGFSDATTFLSYLNQLGMVTFYGPSVMAGLAQMKHLPNEYTEHLQDILFNDSFPYSYSPFEMWTHGYKDWSNLDTLGKCLPFHSNESGWTFLQGDSIQHGVLWGGCIEVLEFMKSTVYWPSDSFWRDKILFFETSEEKPSPMQVGYMLRNYGMQGIFAKINGIIFGRPKDYSDEEKQELHEMIVKIIKDEFGIDHIPIVVDCDFGHTDPKFILPLGCQVELNPITEEIILLESPFQG; from the coding sequence ATGATAAAACCCAAACGACTTAAACCTGGTTCAAAAATTGCCATAATTTCACCTTCAAATGGTCTACCTTATTGGTTCCCCGACATTTATGAGCTTGGAATCAAGAATCTACGTGATATCTTGGGACTAGAAGTTATCGAGATGCCAACGGCAAGAATGTCTCCCGATGAGCTATATAAAAATCCGCAAATCCGTGCAGATGATATAAATAGATGTTTCGCGGATGAGAGCATTGACGGAATCATTACTTCAATTGGTGGATATGAGTCGGTAAGAATACTGCCCTTTTTGCATACGACAACCATCCTAGCAAATCCCAAATTGATCATGGGTTTTTCAGATGCAACTACGTTTCTATCCTATTTAAACCAATTAGGCATGGTCACTTTTTATGGACCTTCTGTAATGGCTGGCCTAGCTCAAATGAAGCACCTTCCAAATGAATATACCGAGCATTTACAAGACATTTTATTTAACGATAGTTTCCCTTATAGCTACTCTCCATTTGAGATGTGGACCCATGGTTATAAGGATTGGAGTAACTTGGACACGTTAGGTAAGTGTTTGCCGTTTCATAGTAATGAGAGTGGATGGACGTTCTTGCAAGGAGACTCCATCCAGCATGGAGTTCTATGGGGTGGTTGTATCGAAGTATTAGAGTTTATGAAATCAACGGTATATTGGCCAAGTGATTCTTTCTGGAGAGATAAAATCCTATTCTTCGAAACTTCGGAAGAAAAACCTTCTCCGATGCAGGTTGGATATATGTTACGGAATTATGGTATGCAGGGAATATTCGCGAAAATTAACGGAATCATTTTTGGAAGGCCCAAAGACTATAGCGATGAGGAGAAGCAAGAGCTTCATGAGATGATCGTGAAAATCATTAAAGATGAGTTCGGCATTGACCATATACCTATCGTCGTGGATTGTGATTTCGGACATACAGATCCCAAATTCATATTACCGTTGGGCTGTCAGGTAGAGTTGAATCCTATAACAGAAGAAATCATTCTATTGGAAAGCCCATTTCAAGGTTAA
- a CDS encoding ABC transporter ATP-binding protein translates to MTFVTIKDEYKRYKMGDTTIVANDGINFEIERGEFAIIVGPSGAGKSTVLNILGGMDTADEGQVLVDGTDIARFSNKELIGYRRNDVGFVFQFYNLVPNLTTKENVELASQISPHALDAEQVLRDVGLGDRLDNFPAQLSGGEQQRVAIARALAKQPKLLLCDEPTGALDYNTGKQVLKLLQDTCRNTGTTVIVITHNSALTPMADRVIEINNAKVRKMVVNPNPISVDDIEW, encoded by the coding sequence ATGACATTTGTAACCATTAAAGATGAGTATAAGCGTTATAAAATGGGTGATACGACAATTGTCGCTAATGATGGAATTAACTTTGAGATTGAACGAGGTGAATTTGCGATTATCGTTGGTCCCAGTGGAGCAGGGAAATCAACAGTACTGAATATTTTGGGTGGTATGGATACGGCGGACGAAGGTCAGGTACTGGTTGATGGGACTGATATTGCCCGTTTTAGCAATAAAGAATTGATTGGGTACCGTCGTAATGATGTCGGTTTTGTATTCCAATTTTATAATTTGGTACCGAACTTAACGACGAAAGAAAATGTAGAACTTGCCTCCCAGATTTCTCCCCATGCCTTGGACGCAGAGCAGGTGCTTCGGGATGTAGGATTAGGAGATCGACTTGATAATTTCCCAGCCCAGCTATCTGGTGGGGAACAACAACGGGTTGCGATTGCCAGGGCACTCGCCAAACAACCTAAGCTTCTGCTTTGCGATGAGCCGACTGGCGCTCTAGATTACAATACGGGCAAACAAGTGCTGAAGTTGCTGCAAGATACTTGTCGTAATACCGGGACTACAGTTATTGTCATTACACATAATTCTGCACTGACACCGATGGCAGATCGGGTGATTGAAATTAATAACGCCAAGGTTCGTAAAATGGTAGTTAATCCGAACCCGATATCCGTCGACGATATCGAGTGGTAA